A single genomic interval of Fusarium verticillioides 7600 chromosome 8, whole genome shotgun sequence harbors:
- a CDS encoding hypothetical protein (At least one base has a quality score < 10), translated as MSNEKQADMSKLSTSLKALINAPFAKPGPRPAPQQVQELYEAIANDAAIRNLGPKSWLTVSAAATFTLNSPDSLPVLHRVASAKDPNSAVQNAEFIREVGLKCISFNGIPRTINSLNAFHASLPEDVTSKLSTKPSRQRSSQNIDEGVGARPYEDKLFEKLALAHPDLPVYILSSHYSALLSDPPASQRDTLASLGRVHTSMIAISCLRAQTGVGPQVLSHVFGLRKALEDGSYKNDQDGESEEAVQYLASDEGGHWILNTVDKIVEAIGGSSFAPGRDSKL; from the exons atgtcAAACGAGAAACAAGCAGACATGTCGAAACTCTCTACGTCGCTGAAAGCGCTCATCAATGCGCCGTTTGCTAAGCCAGGTCCTCGTCCGGCGCCGCAACAAGTGCAGGAGTTGTATGAGGCCATCGCAAATGATGCTGCGATTAGGAACCTCGGCCCAAAGTCGTGGCTAACAGTCTCT GCTGCTGCGACATTTACGCTCAACTCTCCCGATTCATTACCTGTTCTTCATCGCGTCGCGTCCGCAAAAGATCCCAACTCTGCCGTCCAGAATGCCGAGTTCATCCGAGAAGTCGGCCTCAAGtgcatcagcttcaacggCATCCCACGAACGATCAATTCCCTAAACGCCTTCCACGCATCGCTCCCCGAAGACGTAACTTCCAAACTCTCCACGAAACCAAGCCGACAACGGTCCTCGCAAAACATCGACGAGGGCGTTGGCGCGCG ACCATACGAGGATaagctcttcgagaagctggcGCTCGCGCATCCCGATCTACCCGTTTATATCCTAAGCAGTCATTACTCTGCTCTTCTGTCCGATCCTCCTGCTTCGCAGCGCGATACACTTGCTAGTCTTGGACGGGTTCATACCTCTATGATTGCTATTTCTTGTCTACGGGCGCAGACTGGTGTTGGACCGCAGGTGCTGTCGCATGTGTTTGGTTTGAGAAAGGCGCTTGAGGATGGGTCGTATAAGAATGATCAGGATGGAGAGAGTGAAGAGGCGGTGCAGTATTTGGCTAGTGATGAGGGTGGGCATTGGATCTTGAATACGGTGGATAAGATTGTTGAGGCCATTGGTGGAAGCAGCTTTGCGCCGGGCAGAGATTCGAAGCTGTGA
- a CDS encoding hypothetical protein (At least one base has a quality score < 10), which translates to MAIVGSSTLSYFYPTLVKGLGYESTAAQYMTIPIFGVAFVATALTGYFADKKSQWRGVILCAWMSIAMLCAIIICVVYNFTARCALLVIMAAALWASSGLSLSYASTTFGSMPNETRAISLAFVNAMGNPAQIYGAYLFPASEKPKYLKGYGVIRGLCFTGAVSYILLHIFLEGKTRFGVIMTLRKVLSPATAKALLGAGYTVRVEESPDRIYKIDEFRDVGAEIVPAGSWVNAPKEDIILGLKEIEANGTPLLHTYIHFAHVFKKQSGWATELSRFANAGGLLYDLEFLTDQDGRRVAAFGYWAGYAGTALALLSWAHQLLNPGVPQGPVPVFDSASALTELVKGKVDAARSANHGALPRLIVIGALGRCGKGAIAAAEAIGVSDILKWDIAETSKGGPFPEVASSDIFVNCVYLGSNKIPPFTTFEALSGPGRRLRVICDVSCDPNSENNPVPVYSSYSSFENPTVPASEHIDGPELRIIAIDHLPTMVARESSDEYSSLLLPSLLTLDRRDTEGVWQRAERIFREKVAELP; encoded by the exons ATG GCAATCGTGGGATCTTCAACCCTCTCTTACTTCTACCCAACTCTCGTCAAAGGTCTCGGATACGAATCCACAGCAGCTCAATACATGACCATACCCATCTTTGGCGTTGCATTTGTAGCCACCGCCCTCACAGGCTACTTCGCCGATAAGAAGAGCCAATGGCGAGGCGTCATACTTTGCGCCTGGATGAGCATCGCCATGCTGTGCGCCATCATCATATGCGTCGTCTACAACTTCACAGCACGCTGCGctctcctcgtcatcatggctgcagCGCTCTGGGCTTCAAGTGGTTTGTCATTGTCTTACGCCTCGACTACCTTTGGCTCGATGCCTAATGAGACACGAGCTATTTCTTTGGCGTTTGTCAATGCAATGGGTAATCCGGCGCAGATCTACGGTGCCTACTTGTTCCCAGCTTCAGAGAAGCCAAAGTATCTCAAGGGGTATGGAGTCATCAGGGGGCTGTGTTTTACTGGAGCTGTATCATATATCCTCTTGCATATCTTTCTCGAAGGCAAGACACGGTTTGGGGTAATAATGACACTGAGAAAAGTAT TGTCACCTGCGACTGCTAAGGCTTTGCTCGGCGCTGGCTACACAGTTCGAGTTGAGGAATCCCCGGACCGCATTTACAAGATTGACGAGTTCAGAGATGTTGGGGCTGAAATCGTACCCGCTGGCTCGTGGGTGAATGCACCCAAGGAGGATATTATCCTGGGattgaaggagattgaggcgAATGGTA CACCGTTACTTCACACCTACATTCACTTTGCTCATGTattcaagaagcaaagcGGCTGGGCTACTGAGCTGTCCCGCTTCGCAAACGCGGGTGGCTTACTATATGACTTGGAATTTCTTACGGACCAAGATGGACGCCGGGTAGCTGCATTCGGATATTGGGCGGGATATGCCGGGACCGCTCTGGCACTCCTGTCTTGGGCTCACCAGCTGCTCAACCCTGGCGTACCCCAAGGACCGGTTCCCGTCTTCGACTCTGCCTCTGCTTTGACTGAACTTGTCAAGGGTAAAGTCGACGCTGCACGCTCCGCCAACCACGGCGCGCTCCCTCGACTGATCGTAATCGGTGCCCTGGGCCGCTGCGGCAAAGGTGCCATCGCAGCAGCTGAGGCCATTGGTGTTAGTGACATTCTGAAATGGGACATTGCTGAGACGAGCAAGGGTGGCCCATTTCCTGAAGTCGCCTCGTCTGATATTTTTGTGAACTGCGTCTACCTAGGTTCCAACAAGATTCCACCCTTCACAACTTTTGAAGCACTCTCAGGACCCGGCAGACGACTCCGGGTCATTTGCGACGTCAGTTGCGACCCCAACAGCGAGAATAACCCTGTTCCCGTCTACTCCAGCTACAGTTCGTTCGAAAACCCGACTGTCCCTGCTTCTGAGCATATTGATGGTCCTGAACTGCGCATCATTGCTATCGATCATCTTCCTACCATGGTTGCACGCGAGTCGAGTGACGAGTATTCCTCACTACTTCTGCCAAGTTTGTTGACTCTGGACCGCCGGGATACTGAGGGGGTTTGGCAGCGAGCAGAACGGATCTTTCGCGAGAAGGTTGCAGAGCTGCCCTAG
- a CDS encoding cytochrome P450 oxidoreductase — MATKRFHLMGEDPSTAQEIEIPTSLDEQGLQHLVASHFAIVDPSGIGFVTESDALTTVADVLAADDISITIDGKAVREVPGPKGLPLVGNYFEVYPDHLGNHQRLFEKYGPLFKTTNMGSTIYHTNDPKLANIVFGETDFFSKRIIEGHPLFPIKNKEAGVFLGDTDTEEWKEVHKFLPPALGPKAVRHYAPTMQKTVEDAFKVFDELDERDEAWNVYPYMLKLGSQAVGKLVLGMDFQHFTSPDARPHAMVMRIAQSLELNKKITSMGSWYKNLPFGDPQRLRDARAHMELMMKESVENASKGEGDLELQDAAVQAENMVDYVLRASDSKGNKLSRERIMEPLVVATGAGFTTTSSLLSWLLYGLVAYPGMQERLLQEMVDNGFDENTQITADLTNKLTFLDKYIKETQRRHNPSYQPARTASVDMILPGGYKLPKDSIVIPALHHIHNNTKIWDNPALFDPDRWDTDRVKNRPNASYIPFATGPRMCVGFNFALQEVKVFLPKLVYRYKFSLAQDGPVEYDPMFQLIRPNNLYVRAERRIKWPSKSD, encoded by the exons atggctactaAACGCTTCCATCTCATGGGTGAAGACCCTTCAACTGCCCAAGAAATTGAGATCCCTACGTCATTAGACGAGCAAGGCCTTCAGCATTTGGTGGCGTCGCATTTTGCAATTGTTGATCCATCTG GCATTGGTTTCGTCACCGAGTCTGATGCTTTGACAACGGTCGCAGATGTCCTCGCTGCAGATGACATTTCCATCACTATCGATGGAAAAGCTGTTCGCGAGGTCCCAGGCCCAAAAGGTCTGCCTCTCGTAGGCAACTATTTTGAAGTCTACCCAGACCATCTCGGTAACCACCAAAGGTTATTCGAAAAGTATGGCcccctcttcaagaccacCAACATGGGCAGCACCATTTATCACACAAATGATCCCAAGCTGGCCAACATTGTTTTCGGCGAGACAGACTTTTTCTCGAAGCGCATCATCGAAGGTCACCCTCTTTTccccatcaagaacaaggaggCTGGTGTTTTCCTTGGTGACACTGATACAGAAGAGTGGAAAGAGGTACACAAGTTTCTGCCTCCTGCTCTTGGTCCCAAGGCCGTGCGACATTATGCCCCGACCATGCaaaagactgttgaggatgcGTTCAAGGTATTTGACGAACTTGATGAGCGCGACGAGGCTTGGAATGTGTATCCCTATATGCTGAAGCTTGGATCTCAGGCTGTCGGCAAGTTGGTGCTTGGGATGGACTTCCAACATTTTACCTCTCCTGATGCACGACCTCAtgccatggtgatgagaattgCGCAGTCTCTTGAACTCAATAAGAAGATCACCTCGATGGGCAGCTGGTACAAGAACCTCCCATTCGGTGATCCTCAACGTCTTCGTGACGCTCGCGCGCacatggagttgatgatgaaggagtcTGTCGAGAATGCTTCCAAGGGTGAGGGAGACTTGGAGCTGCAAGATGCTGCCGTTCAAGCCGAGAACATGGTCGACTACGTCCTTCGTGCTAGCGACAGCAAGGGCAACAAGCTTTCCCGTGAGCGCATCATGGAGCCTCTTGTTGTTGCCACTGGCGCCGGCTTCACAACAACCAGTTCTCTTCTGTCGTGGCTGTTGTACGGTCTCGTTGCCTACCCCGGCATGCAAGAGAgacttctccaagagatGGTCGACAACGGCTTTGACGAAAACACACAAATCACTGCTGACCTGACCAACAAACTTACCTTTCTTGACAAGTACATCAAGGAGACGCAACGACGACACAACCCTTCATACCAACCTGCACGAACAGCATCCGTGGACATGATTCTCCCTGGTGGCTATAAGCTGCCCAAGGACTCAATCGTCATCCCAGCCCTTCACCACATtcacaacaacaccaagattTGGGACAACCCAGCTCTATTTGACCCTGACCGATGGGATACCGACCGTGTCAAGAACCGTCCCAACGCTTCATACATTCCTTTCGCCACTGGTCCTCGTATGTGCGTTGGCTTCAACTTTGCTCTCCAAgaagtcaaggtcttcctGCCAAAGTTGGTGTATCGATACAAATTCAGTCTTGCACAAGATGGACCTGTCGAGTATGATCCGATGTTTCAACTTATTCGACCGAACAACCTGTATGTGAGGGCGGAGCGAAGGATAAAGTGGCCTTCAAAGAGCGATTAG
- a CDS encoding cytochrome-b5 reductase has translation MASFTAKEVAAHSTRDDCWTIINGKVYDVTKYIEDHPGGADVLIEVAGKDSTVEFDNAGHSEDAFEIMEKYLIGTYSGAPVRGAPKAVTLKKAAPKPVAGSSFTPTALTATAAISVGAVALQAYRLNPEMLNSLPKLKTSSSGPGFLEGFLIASALFTVAGTITAKKLSKHLHFEEGGFMSYAPHKKMAKVTKVNPLIQRGWLDPTTYHALPLTEKELIAPNVYRLVFSLPTPTTILGLPTGQHLAIKAEIDGQVVNRSYTPISNNNDLGKLELVIKCYPDGLLTGKYLANLSLGDEVSFRGPKGAMRYKNGLCKRIGMLAGGTGITPMFQIIRAICEDDRDLTQVSLIYANRSEQDILLRDELETFARRYPQNFRLYYVVENAPENWAFGTGFATQELMEEKFPAPSADAKIMLCGPPGMVKAAKTSLGNLGFEQPGASAKMSDHIFCF, from the exons ATGGCTTCGTTTACTGCTAAGGAAGTGGCTGCTCACAGCACTCGTGATGATTGTTGGACAATCATCAACGGAAAAG TTTATGATGTTACGAAATACATTGAGGATCATCCTGGCGGTGCGGATGTTTTGATTGAAGTCGCGGGCAAGGACTCGACGGTGGAGTTTGACAATGCAGGTCATTCTGAAGATGCGTTTGAGATTATGGAGAAGTATCTCATTGGGACGTACAGTGGTGCTCCTGTACGAGGCGCGCCTAAAGCTGTCACGCTGAAAAAGGCGGCGCCAAAGCCTGTTGCTGGGAGTAGCTTTACCCCAACGGCACTCACAGCTACAGCTGCTATTTCTGTAGGCGCTGTTGCACTCCAAGCGTACAGATTGAACCCTGAGATGTTGAACTCCTTacccaagctcaagaccagcagctCAGGGCCTGGCTTCCTCGAAGGCTTCCTGATCGCTTCAGCGCTCTTCACCGTCGCTGGCACAATCACCGCCAAGAAACTCTCTAAGCATCTCCACTTCGAAGAAGGCGGCTTCATGAGTTACGCTCCTCacaagaagatggccaaggtcACAAAAGTCAACCCCCTCATCCAACGAGGCTGGCTCGACCCAACAACATACCACGCCCTCCCCCTAACAGAGAAGGAATTAATCGCCCCAAACGTCTATCGTCTTGTCTTCAGCCTGCCAACACCCACAACAATCCTCGGTCTCCCAACAGGCCAACATCTcgctatcaaggctgagatcgaCGGACAGGTCGTCAACCGCTCATACACCcccatctccaacaacaatgaCCTCGGGAAACTGGAACTCGTCATCAAATGCTACCCCGATGGGCTTCTGACAGGGAAATACCTCGCCAATCTTTCTCTCGGTGATGAAGTCTCCTTCCGCGGGCCAAAGGGCGCAATGCGCTATAAGAACGGTCTATGTAAACGAATAGGCATGCTCGCAGGCGGAACGGGCATAACGCCCATGTTTCAGATCATCCGCGCGATTTGCGAAGACGATCGCGATCTAACGCAGGTGAGTCTCATTTACGCGAACCGCTCGGAACAAGATATTCTTCTGCGCGACGAACTCGAAACCTTTGCGCGTCGATACCCCCAGAATTTCAGGCTGTACTACGTCGTTGAAAACGCACCGGAGAATTGGGCTTTTGGTACAGGGTTTGCTACACAGGAACTCATGGAGGAAAAGTTCCCCGCGCCAAGTGCTGACGCGAAGATCATGCTGTGCGGACCGCCGGGGATGGTAAAGGCGGCTAAGACGTCGCTTGGCAACCTTGGGTTTGAGCAGCCTGGTGCTTCTGCCAAGATGAGCGATCACATCTTTTGCTTCTAG
- a CDS encoding cyclin H, whose protein sequence is MATEDERYRQSSQYRLWSFTPANLQELRAKTNSLAREQIAPRLATDPPPDFLTPEEEIRLVKFFTVELIRAATFCELPTEIRATAAIFLRRFYVTNSVMTYPATDLLKTSLFFGCKAEGFFYKLNAFSDKFPNTTGEQILAGEFLLCQGIRFAFDVRHPFRALEGAILELRRKLPDEETRIGKAHARAREILKFSPLVTDAYFHYAPSQIMMAALSMADHGLLDTLIPTPGQGGNASQESAFANIRDKILGAVDSCRKMLEEEPPERMTEYWGTPEIVKAMKPLRKKLQKCRDPDRANLVNLQRARREQVMNKEKKAAANEDGTVFGDDLRETKRVKLENADPFGPPL, encoded by the exons atGGCGACAGAGGACGAGCGCTACAGGCAGTCCAGCCAATACCGGCTATGGTCGTTCACGCCGGCGAACCTCCAAGAACTGCGCGCAAAGACAAACTCTCTCGCGCGAGAACAGATCGCTCCTCGACTTGCGACAGACCCTCCGCCTGACTTTCTTACCCCCGAGGAGGAGATACGCCTCGTCAAGTTCTTCACCGTCGAGCTTATTCGCGCGGCTACATTCTGCGAGCTTCCTACTGAGATTCGAGCGACGGCCGCTATCTTTCTGCGAAGATTCTACGTGACCAACTCGGTCATGACCTACCCTGCGACCGACCTACTCAAAAcatccctcttcttcggaTGCAAGGCTGAGGGTTTCTTCTACAAGCTAAATGCGTTCTCGGATAAGTTCCCAAACACAACTGGCGAGCAGATCCTGGCGGGAGAgtttcttctctgccagGGAATCCGCTTTGCTTTTGATGTGCGACATCCGTTCAGAGCGCTCGAAGGTGCCATCCTGGAGTTGCGAAGGAAGCTACCGGACGAAGAGACGCGAATCGGTAAAGCGCACGCCCGAGCGCGAGAAATTCTCAAGTTCAGTCCTTTAGTGACAGACGCATATTTCCACTATGCGCCGAGTCAAATCATGATGGCGGCGCTTTCCATGGCAGACCATGGACTGCTCGATACTCTGATCCCGACTCCTGGTCAAGGCGGCAACGCTAGTCAGGAATCAGCATTTGCAAACATCCGGGACAAGATTCTAGGAGCTGTAGACAGCTGCCGCAAGATGCTCGAAGAGGAACCTCCCGAGAGAATGACAGAGTATTGGGGAACG CCCGAGATTGTCAAAGCGATGAAACCGCTCCGAAAGAAACTGCAGAAGTGTCGTGATCCCGATCGAGCGAACCTAGTCAATCTTCAACGAGCGAGACGAGAACAAGTtatgaacaaagaaaaaaaggCGGCGGCCAACGAGGACGGGACAGTATTTGGGGATGATCTCCGAGAGACAAAGAGAGTGAAACTGGAAAACGCCGACCCATTTGGACCTCCTCTCTGA